The following are from one region of the Oryzias latipes chromosome 12, ASM223467v1 genome:
- the LOC111948389 gene encoding uncharacterized protein LOC111948389, with protein sequence MCKDKIDWDNDLPEQLRPQWESWIRDLSTLAEMQIQRCYTPLATDKVKRFELHHFSDASSAGYGECSYLRVVSESDEIHCSLVMAKSRVSPTKLTTIPRLELTAATVAVRVSDMLRRELELQEFFWTDSTVVLGYINNEAKRFQVFVANRIQRIRSSTKPEQWAYVASEDNPADHASRGLRPEQLKNSNWFTGPMFLWQSTLPVRESMVGEIKDDDPELRRIVCNTTTQKTPSFVDHFQKFSDWTRLVRAIARLRRFIKEFKERKQRTTTSTNLEERRNAENLIIRLVQNEAFCKDIKTLTSTKTITKAKDSNLWKLSTFLDDKGILRVGGRLSQSTLHPNIKHPVILPKNSHLSRLLIKHFHERVRHQGRGMTTNHLRANGWWILGCSSAVSSYIYNCVKCRKYRKCTDKQRMSDLPLDRTEPSPPFTYVGMDCFGPFLVKDGRKVFKRYGLLFTCLCSRAIHVELLEDMTTDAFLNALRAFIAIRGNVRQLRSDRGTNFVGAKRELEQLMKGMDQDKMKVLGCEFLLNTPSSSHMGGVWERQIRTIRSVLTAILDQSAQRLDSASLRTFFYEVMAVVNSRPLTTEHLNDPNTLEPLTPNHILTMKSTILMPPPGEFVKEDLYLQKRWRRVQYLANQFWTRWRKEYLLNLQQRQKWYKNRRNSKINDIVLLHDDSAPRNQWRLARVSEVYSGSDGRVRKLRLQVSDTTLDRGGKSTIGTVFLERPVHKVVTLIEAD encoded by the coding sequence ATGTGCAAAGACAAGATCGACTGGGATAATGATCTCCCAGAGCAGCTAAGACCGCAGTGGGAATCCTGGATCAGGGACTTGTCGACACTTGCTGAAATGCAAATACAGAGATGCTATACCCCTTTAGCTACTGACAAGGTCAAAAGGTTTGAACttcatcatttttctgatgcaaGCAGTGCTGGATATGGTGAATGTTCCTACTTACGAGTTGTAAGTGAGTCTGACGAAATTCACTGCAGTCTAGTTATGGCAAAGTCACGAGTTTCACCAACTAAACTAACAACCATTCCAAGACTTGAGCTAACAGCTGCTACCGTTGCAGTCAGAGTCAGTGATATGCTCAGAAGGGAGCTAGAACTCCAAGAGTTCTTTTGGACTGATTCTACAGTGGTTCTTGGCTACATAAATAATGAAGCCAAAAGATTTCAAGTGTTTGTGGCCAATCGAATACAAAGAATTAGGTCAAGTACAAAACCTGAACAGTGGGCCTATGTGGCTTCAGAGGACAACCCAGCAGACCATGCCTCTCGAGGTTTGAGGCCGGAACAACTCAAGAACTCTAATTGGTTCACAGGTCCAATGTTTCTCTGGCAAAGTACTTTACCTGTTAGAGAGTCCATGGTGGGAGAAATTAAGGACGATGACCCCGAACTCCGAAGAATAGTGTGTAACACGACAACACAGAAAACGCCATCATTCGTAGATCATTTTCAGAAATTTTCTGATTGGACAAGACTGGTGAGAGCAATTGCCAGATTGAGGCGATTTATCAAGGAATTCAAAGAAAGGAagcaaagaacaacaacaagcaCAAATTtggaagaaagaagaaatgcagaaaaccTGATCATAAGACTTGTTCAAAATGAAGCATTCTGTAAAGATATCAAGACTTTGACGTCAACGAAAACAATCACAAAGGCTAAGGACAGTAATCTGTGGAAGTTAAGTACATTCTTAGATGACAAAGGCATTCTGAGAGTAGGAGGACGCTTAAGTCAATCTACACTACACCCAAACATTAAGCATCCAGTTATACTACCCAAGAACAGTCATCTTTCAAGGTTGCTTATTAAACATTTCCATGAAAGAGTGCGTCATCAAGGAAGAGGAATGACAACGAATCATCTGCGAGCAAATGGCTGGTGGATCCTTGGGTGCAGTAGTGCTGTCTCATCATACATTTATAACTGTGttaagtgcagaaaatacaggaAATGTACTGACAAACAAAGAATGAGTGATTTACCTCTAGACAGAACAGAACCGTCACCACCTTTCACTTACGTTGGGATGGACTGCTTTGGACCTTTCCTTGTCAAAGATGGAAGAAAGGTTTTCAAAAGATATGgccttttgtttacatgtttatgcTCCAGAGCCATACACGTTGAACTGCTTGAAGATATGACGACTGATGCATTTCTCAATGCCTTGAGAGCATTTATTGCTATCAGAGGAAATGTGCGTCAACTAAGAAGTGACAGAGGTACTAATTTTGTGGGTGCAAAGAGAGAACTTGAACAACTAATGAAAGGGATGGATCAAGACAAAATGAAGGTTCTTGGCTGTGAGTTTCTTTTGAATACTCCATCTTCGAGTCACATGGGTGGGGTTTGGGAAAGACAGATAAGAACAATAAGAAGTGTTCTTACTGCAATTCTTGACCAGTCTGCACAAAGACTAGATAGTGCCTCCTTACGGACCTTTTTCTATGAGGTCATGGCAGTTGTTAACAGTAGACCACTCACTACTGAACATCTCAACGATCCGAATACACTCGAACCTCTGACTCCTAACCACATTCTGACAATGAAGTCTACAATTCTCATGCCTCCTCCTGGAGAATTTGTCAAAGAAGATTTGTACCTGCAAAAAAGATGGCGTCGAGTACAGTATTTAGCCAATCAGTTTTGGACTAGATGGAGGAAAGAATATTTGTTAAACCTTCAACAAAGACAGAAGTGGTACAAGAACAGGAGGAATtcaaaaatcaatgacattgtTCTTCTTCATGATGATTCAGCACCACGCAATCAATGGAGGTTAGCCAGAGTCAGTGAGGTTTATTCAGGATCAGATGGCAGAGTAAGAAAGCTAAGGTTGCAAGTTAGCGATACCACACTTGACAGAGGTGGAAAGTCCACGATTGGAACAGTATTTCTTGAAAGACCAGTTCATAAGGTTGTAACTTTGATTGAGGCAGACTAA